From Paraflavitalea devenefica, the proteins below share one genomic window:
- a CDS encoding N(4)-(beta-N-acetylglucosaminyl)-L-asparaginase yields MSTRRKFIQSSLVGSAAVLAGKSLLGTDEIPYPVTKGNPVVISTWDFGKAANAEAWKVLSAGGRALDAVEAGVRVPEADESNQSVGYGGLPDRDGRVTLDACIMDELYNCGSVMCLEHIVHAISVARLVMEKTPHVVLVGDGALQFALANGFKKENLLTPSSEKAWKEWLKTSKYEPVMNIENKLYKKENDPMPGGINNHDTIGMVAMDTNGHLSGACTTSGMAYKMHGRVGDSPIIGAGLYVDNEIGAATSTGVGEEVIRIVGSHLVVELMRQGYKPETACKKAVERIISRSPEKAKKIQVGFLALNKKGEYGAYALQPGFTYSVKSGKEETIYKAKSIY; encoded by the coding sequence CAATCATCTTTAGTGGGGTCGGCTGCTGTACTGGCTGGTAAGTCTTTGTTGGGTACGGATGAAATCCCTTATCCCGTTACCAAAGGTAACCCGGTTGTGATCTCTACCTGGGATTTTGGGAAGGCGGCCAATGCAGAAGCCTGGAAGGTTTTATCGGCCGGCGGCCGCGCGCTGGATGCAGTGGAAGCAGGCGTGCGGGTGCCGGAAGCGGATGAAAGTAACCAGAGTGTCGGTTATGGCGGCCTGCCCGACCGTGACGGACGGGTAACACTGGATGCCTGTATTATGGATGAGCTATATAATTGCGGCTCTGTGATGTGCCTGGAGCATATTGTACATGCCATATCCGTAGCCCGGCTGGTGATGGAAAAAACGCCACACGTAGTACTGGTGGGAGATGGCGCTTTGCAATTTGCCCTGGCCAATGGATTTAAGAAGGAAAACCTGCTGACGCCCTCCTCAGAAAAAGCCTGGAAAGAATGGCTGAAGACCTCGAAGTATGAGCCGGTAATGAATATTGAGAATAAGCTGTATAAGAAAGAAAATGATCCTATGCCCGGCGGCATCAATAACCATGATACGATTGGTATGGTGGCCATGGATACCAACGGACACCTGAGCGGCGCCTGTACTACCAGCGGCATGGCTTATAAGATGCATGGCCGGGTAGGTGATTCTCCTATTATCGGGGCCGGGCTGTATGTAGACAATGAGATCGGCGCTGCTACTTCTACCGGTGTGGGTGAAGAGGTGATCCGTATTGTAGGTTCACACCTGGTAGTAGAACTGATGCGGCAGGGATATAAACCTGAAACTGCGTGTAAGAAAGCGGTGGAACGTATTATCAGCCGCAGTCCGGAGAAAGCCAAAAAGATACAGGTGGGTTTCCTGGCGCTCAATAAGAAAGGAGAGTATGGTGCTTATGCATTGCAACCTGGGTTTACTTATTCGGTGAAGAGCGGGAAGGAAGAGACTATTTATAAGGCGAAGAGTATTTATTAA
- a CDS encoding copper homeostasis protein CutC, which produces MPEIILEVCAFNIQSCIIAEKVGAARVELCDNPVEGGTTPSHGAIQRTRERINIELYPIIRPRTGNSWYDEDEFAIMKKDILLCKELGCDGISTGAQLQNGEIDTERMKRMVEWAYPMGVTCHRVFDRTPDPFKALEEIIGCGCERVLTSGQRSAAPDATEMLARLVQQANGRIIIMPGAGIRASNIEKLIKETGATEYHTSARITVPDLVTYQNPAILDSGDVVIANEEELRQLLANAQKVKAASE; this is translated from the coding sequence ATGCCTGAGATCATTCTTGAAGTATGTGCTTTTAATATTCAGTCCTGTATCATTGCGGAGAAGGTAGGGGCGGCGAGGGTAGAATTGTGCGATAACCCGGTGGAAGGTGGCACTACACCTTCGCATGGCGCTATTCAACGTACCCGGGAAAGGATCAATATTGAGCTGTATCCTATTATTCGTCCGCGTACTGGCAATAGCTGGTATGATGAGGATGAGTTTGCCATTATGAAAAAAGATATTCTGCTGTGTAAAGAGTTGGGCTGCGATGGTATTTCTACCGGTGCGCAGTTGCAGAATGGTGAAATAGATACAGAACGGATGAAGCGCATGGTAGAATGGGCTTACCCAATGGGCGTTACCTGTCACCGGGTATTTGACCGCACACCTGATCCTTTCAAGGCTTTGGAAGAAATCATTGGCTGTGGTTGTGAGCGTGTATTGACCAGCGGACAGCGAAGTGCTGCGCCCGATGCCACCGAAATGCTGGCCAGGCTGGTACAGCAGGCCAATGGACGTATCATTATCATGCCGGGCGCCGGTATCCGTGCTTCCAATATTGAAAAGCTCATCAAAGAAACAGGCGCTACAGAATACCATACCTCTGCCAGGATCACCGTCCCCGATCTTGTTACGTATCAAAACCCGGCCATCTTGGACAGCGGGGATGTAGTTATTGCCAATGAAGAAGAGCTGCGTCAACTGCTGGCCAATGCACAAAAGGTAAAGGCGGCCAGTGAATGA
- a CDS encoding DUF6624 domain-containing protein, which translates to MKYYSMIVALLLWVHGKPVMAQTSPSFNQLLADSLNKMKEVDQIAMKPPVGKYKEMTPEAWQQFRDSVVGTHQQILENIFSRYGYPGYNLVGKEGEHSFWLMVQHCDKWVAFQEKILTAMKPEVKKGNAHPGNYAYLTDRVLINTGRKQVYGTQVTYNVDSCQALPKPLQDSLTVNARRKEMGMEPIEEYLNVAGTFHFEMNKDMYEKKGITKPKLYPINNNQ; encoded by the coding sequence ATGAAGTATTACAGCATGATCGTGGCATTGTTATTATGGGTTCATGGCAAGCCGGTGATGGCGCAAACGAGTCCTTCTTTTAACCAGCTTTTAGCCGATTCTCTCAACAAAATGAAAGAGGTTGACCAGATCGCGATGAAGCCACCTGTTGGCAAATACAAAGAAATGACACCCGAAGCATGGCAACAATTTAGAGACAGCGTAGTAGGCACCCACCAACAAATACTGGAAAACATATTCAGCCGCTATGGTTATCCTGGTTATAACCTCGTAGGAAAAGAAGGGGAACACAGCTTCTGGCTCATGGTGCAGCATTGTGACAAATGGGTGGCTTTTCAGGAAAAGATACTGACAGCCATGAAACCGGAGGTAAAAAAAGGCAATGCTCATCCTGGGAACTACGCGTACCTGACAGACAGAGTGCTGATCAATACCGGCCGCAAGCAGGTGTATGGTACACAGGTCACATACAATGTAGACAGTTGTCAGGCGCTGCCCAAGCCTTTGCAGGACAGTTTAACGGTTAATGCCCGTAGAAAAGAAATGGGAATGGAGCCCATTGAAGAGTACCTGAATGTGGCGGGAACTTTCCATTTTGAAATGAACAAAGACATGTACGAGAAGAAGGGCATTACAAAACCTAAGCTGTACCCTATCAACAATAACCAGTAA
- a CDS encoding helix-turn-helix domain-containing protein, translating to MDIATFYPQHPTLQQHIEYYYFLRAGSPDFQTTYYAFPNIAVPVSLHRSALYEINEQHTRVQAVKHGTPAALIQRSFQTPLLVKLQGPIDKITICFKPAGISYFLTQPFCEIAPADSQAFTGWTQLPAYHRLLNSFFATDDNQERVSLLEDFLAAIYTSTPEHTLTEQAVNWLMDFTEDLSIEEIANRLNLSTRSLNRLFQKHLSISPVAWKKIARFRHSLKNKLFNAQFKKLTEIGYASNFYDQAYFIKVYNKLTGSNPTAFFNSVEKLADDNLIFRFVKE from the coding sequence ATGGACATCGCTACTTTTTATCCGCAACATCCAACGCTTCAACAGCACATTGAGTATTACTATTTCCTGAGAGCCGGGTCGCCGGATTTTCAAACCACCTATTATGCTTTTCCCAACATTGCGGTTCCGGTCAGTCTGCACAGGTCGGCCCTATATGAGATCAATGAACAGCACACCAGGGTACAGGCCGTTAAGCACGGAACACCGGCGGCTTTAATACAAAGAAGCTTCCAGACGCCCTTACTGGTCAAATTACAAGGCCCCATTGACAAGATCACTATTTGCTTTAAACCAGCCGGCATTAGCTACTTTCTTACCCAGCCTTTTTGTGAAATAGCGCCGGCCGATTCTCAGGCATTCACCGGTTGGACACAACTACCCGCTTACCATCGTCTGCTCAACAGCTTTTTTGCCACAGACGATAACCAGGAAAGAGTATCCCTGCTGGAAGATTTCCTGGCAGCCATTTATACATCCACGCCCGAACATACATTGACAGAACAGGCCGTTAACTGGTTAATGGATTTTACAGAGGACCTGTCTATTGAAGAGATCGCCAACAGGCTAAACCTCTCTACCCGTTCGCTCAACCGGTTATTCCAAAAACACCTAAGTATTTCGCCGGTGGCCTGGAAGAAAATTGCCCGTTTCAGGCATTCCCTTAAAAACAAACTCTTCAATGCACAGTTTAAAAAGCTCACAGAAATAGGTTATGCCAGTAATTTCTATGACCAGGCCTACTTCATCAAAGTATACAACAAGCTCACCGGCTCCAATCCCACTGCGTTCTTTAATTCAGTGGAAAAATTAGCCGATGACAACCTCATCTTCCGATTTGTTAAAGAATAG
- the pyk gene encoding pyruvate kinase, with protein MARDLSKYLHNEMDKEAGIQHITHRTKIVATVGPACDTYDKLLELVKAGVNIFRLNFSHGTHENKAQIISYIKEMNTKEPYNIAILADLQGPKLRVGDIENGALPIEPGDILTFTSKEKVVGNKERIYVSYPNLHEDVEVGNKILIDDGKLEVVVTEITKAGDVKVRVTYGGTLLPKKGVNLPDTNISLPAMTEKDIADLEFIIGQEVEWVALSFVRKAEDIVDLKRRLAEKKSKSKVIAKIEMPSALVDLRNIILESDGVMVARGDLGVELPVEKVPMAQRDIIRKCIHRAKPVIVATQMMESMIDRVKPNRSEITDVANAVLEGADAVMLSGETATGKHPALVVETMRKIILEVEKTEYRYNREEDLKPQPHSPSFLSDAVCYNACKLANDTSADALIGMTQSGYTAFTLSSYRPKSLLYVFTKEKTLVNQLSLSWGVRAFFYDEEESLDDIIFDQINILKERGFIKPGSVVVNTGSVPVHLHLPTNTLKITKVE; from the coding sequence ATGGCAAGAGATCTGTCGAAGTATTTGCATAATGAAATGGATAAGGAAGCGGGCATTCAGCACATCACGCACCGCACCAAAATTGTAGCGACCGTAGGACCCGCCTGTGATACTTATGATAAATTACTGGAACTGGTAAAAGCCGGGGTGAACATCTTCCGTCTCAACTTCTCCCATGGCACGCATGAAAATAAAGCACAGATCATTTCCTATATCAAGGAAATGAACACCAAAGAGCCTTACAACATTGCCATCCTGGCCGACCTGCAAGGCCCCAAATTACGCGTAGGCGACATTGAAAATGGCGCCCTGCCCATCGAACCCGGAGACATCCTCACCTTTACCTCCAAAGAAAAAGTAGTAGGCAACAAAGAAAGGATCTACGTTTCTTACCCCAACCTGCACGAAGATGTGGAAGTGGGCAACAAAATATTGATTGATGACGGCAAGCTGGAAGTAGTAGTCACAGAGATCACCAAAGCCGGTGATGTAAAAGTAAGAGTGACCTATGGCGGCACCCTGCTCCCCAAGAAAGGTGTGAACCTGCCCGATACCAACATATCCCTGCCGGCCATGACCGAGAAAGACATTGCCGACCTGGAATTCATCATCGGCCAGGAAGTAGAATGGGTGGCCCTCTCCTTTGTACGCAAAGCAGAAGACATCGTAGACCTGAAGAGAAGACTGGCCGAAAAGAAAAGCAAGAGCAAGGTAATTGCCAAAATAGAAATGCCTTCTGCCCTGGTAGACTTGCGCAACATCATCCTGGAATCAGATGGTGTGATGGTAGCGCGTGGCGACCTCGGCGTAGAGCTGCCGGTAGAAAAAGTACCAATGGCACAGCGCGACATCATCCGCAAATGTATTCACCGCGCCAAGCCGGTGATCGTGGCCACCCAGATGATGGAAAGTATGATAGACCGCGTAAAGCCCAACCGCAGTGAGATCACCGATGTGGCCAATGCCGTACTGGAAGGCGCTGACGCCGTGATGTTGAGTGGTGAAACCGCTACCGGCAAACACCCCGCCCTCGTAGTGGAAACCATGCGCAAGATCATCCTCGAAGTGGAAAAAACGGAATACCGTTATAACCGGGAAGAAGACCTGAAGCCGCAACCGCACTCCCCTTCTTTCCTCAGCGATGCTGTTTGTTACAATGCCTGTAAGCTGGCCAATGATACTTCTGCCGATGCATTGATCGGTATGACGCAAAGCGGTTACACAGCTTTCACGCTCAGCAGCTACCGCCCCAAATCATTACTGTACGTATTTACCAAGGAAAAGACATTGGTAAACCAGCTCAGCTTAAGCTGGGGCGTACGCGCCTTCTTCTATGATGAAGAAGAAAGCCTGGATGATATCATCTTTGACCAGATCAACATCCTCAAAGAGCGGGGCTTCATCAAACCAGGTAGTGTGGTGGTAAACACAGGCAGCGTACCAGTACACCTGCACCTGCCCACCAATACCTTAAAGATCACCAAGGTGGAGTAA
- the pfkA gene encoding 6-phosphofructokinase, whose product MAKKVTKIGVLTSGGDAPGMNAAVRAVVRTGIYYGLEVFGIMRGYTGMVENDIIPMHSRSVANIIQRGGTILKTARCKEFLQKEGRQKAYNNLKALGIDGLVIIGGDGSFRGADVFSREFDIPCIGIPGTIDKDIAGTDFTIGFDTAVNTAVESIDKIRDTADAHDRLFIIEVMGRDAGYIALHSGIATGAEHILIPERKTDMEELIHSLQEKERRKKLVNMVVVAEGDEFGGGEHVSALIKERLPNIDTRLCILGHIQRGGAPTCLDRLIASRMGYSAVECLLEGRHNVMVGILNNRMQYTLLEKAVKSKQKISDEWMKIVKILAS is encoded by the coding sequence ATGGCAAAAAAGGTGACTAAAATCGGTGTTCTGACCTCTGGAGGCGATGCTCCGGGAATGAATGCCGCAGTGCGTGCCGTTGTAAGAACGGGTATTTATTATGGACTGGAAGTATTTGGTATTATGCGTGGTTATACCGGCATGGTGGAAAATGACATCATTCCTATGCATTCCCGTAGTGTGGCCAACATCATTCAACGTGGGGGCACCATTCTCAAAACAGCCCGCTGCAAAGAATTTCTTCAAAAAGAAGGCCGTCAGAAAGCCTATAACAACCTGAAAGCCCTGGGCATCGATGGCCTGGTGATCATTGGCGGCGACGGCTCCTTCCGTGGCGCGGATGTGTTCAGCCGTGAATTCGACATTCCCTGTATCGGCATTCCCGGTACCATTGATAAAGATATTGCCGGCACCGATTTCACCATTGGTTTTGATACGGCCGTTAATACAGCCGTGGAATCCATTGACAAGATCCGTGATACAGCCGATGCCCACGACCGCCTCTTCATCATTGAGGTGATGGGCCGCGACGCCGGTTACATAGCCCTGCACAGTGGTATTGCTACCGGGGCCGAGCACATCCTGATACCGGAGCGCAAAACAGATATGGAAGAGCTTATCCATTCCCTTCAGGAAAAAGAGCGTCGCAAGAAACTGGTAAACATGGTAGTAGTAGCGGAAGGAGACGAATTTGGCGGTGGCGAGCATGTATCAGCCCTCATCAAAGAACGCCTGCCCAACATCGATACCCGTTTGTGCATTTTGGGGCATATCCAGCGCGGTGGCGCCCCTACCTGCCTGGACAGGCTCATTGCCAGCCGCATGGGATACTCTGCCGTGGAATGCCTGCTGGAAGGCCGCCACAACGTAATGGTGGGTATCCTCAACAACCGTATGCAGTACACCCTGCTGGAAAAAGCAGTCAAGTCCAAACAAAAGATCAGTGACGAATGGATGAAGATCGTAAAGATCTTAGCCAGTTAA
- a CDS encoding prolyl oligopeptidase family serine peptidase, which translates to MIKYYIIVAMTFSVGAATYAQHSYPITQKVMHTDDYQGTKVEDPYRWLEDDNSAGTKAWVEAQNKVTFDYLNKIPYRGQMKKRIEEVANYPKYTAPNRKGDYYYFYKNNGLQNQSLLYRQKGLDGAPELVMDPNKLSPDGTTQLTNFTLSKDGRYAIWGISRGGSDWRTYYVRDMQTGKDLADSILWVKVSGASWQGNGFYYSRYPAPEKGKELSSKNENHQVWYHTVGTSQDQDELVYEDKGNPQRFHTLSVSEDERFAYLTISDRGKGFQGNALYYRDSKGGNNTFKPIVAAVGKFRYSVVDNTGDKMLLFTNDGAENNKIVLFDPANPARENWATIVPEKPEPIQGTGTAADRLYVSYLKDVTTRTYEYDFTGKLLKEIKLPGLGTANGFGGNHDDQFFFYTFSSFTFPPTIYKYDIATGVSTVFRQPEVSFNPNDYETKQVFYPSKDGTRIPMFIVHKKGLKLDGTNPTMLYAYGGFNISSLPGFSSSLIPWLEQGGVYALANLRGGAEYGEAWHQAGMRFKKQNVFDDFIAAGEYLIAHKYTSNKRLAIRGGSNGGLLVGAVMNQRPDLFKVAIPQVGVMDMLRFHKFTIGWNWIAEYGSSDSAADFKNLYAYSPLHNLKAGVHYPATLITTADHDDRVVPAHSFKYAATLQEKHKGANPVMIRIETNSGHGASNTAKNIESTADIYCFMFQNMGYVPKFKNNYTGDNDKKKGF; encoded by the coding sequence ATGATTAAATACTATATTATAGTTGCGATGACTTTTTCAGTGGGTGCTGCGACTTATGCGCAGCATTCGTACCCCATTACCCAAAAAGTGATGCATACAGATGATTATCAGGGTACAAAAGTAGAGGATCCTTACCGCTGGCTGGAAGATGATAACAGCGCCGGGACCAAGGCCTGGGTAGAAGCGCAGAATAAGGTGACTTTTGATTACCTGAATAAGATCCCTTACCGCGGACAAATGAAAAAACGGATTGAAGAGGTGGCCAATTATCCCAAATACACCGCACCGAACCGTAAAGGCGACTATTATTATTTTTATAAGAATAATGGTTTACAGAACCAATCCCTGTTGTATCGCCAGAAGGGGCTGGATGGCGCGCCCGAACTGGTGATGGACCCCAACAAGCTGTCGCCGGATGGCACCACCCAGCTTACCAATTTCACGCTTTCCAAAGATGGGCGGTATGCTATATGGGGTATTTCGAGGGGTGGCTCTGACTGGCGCACGTATTATGTACGGGACATGCAGACCGGCAAGGACCTGGCAGATTCTATCCTGTGGGTAAAGGTGTCCGGCGCTTCCTGGCAGGGCAATGGCTTCTATTACAGCCGTTATCCCGCCCCTGAAAAAGGGAAAGAGCTTTCTTCGAAAAATGAAAACCACCAGGTATGGTACCATACGGTGGGCACTTCCCAGGACCAGGACGAACTGGTGTATGAAGACAAAGGCAATCCCCAGCGTTTTCATACCCTGTCGGTGAGTGAAGATGAGCGCTTTGCTTATCTTACGATCAGTGACCGTGGCAAGGGTTTCCAGGGTAATGCCCTGTATTACCGCGACAGTAAAGGCGGCAATAATACCTTTAAACCCATCGTAGCGGCTGTAGGCAAGTTCCGCTATAGCGTGGTGGATAATACAGGCGATAAGATGCTGTTGTTCACCAATGACGGTGCTGAGAATAATAAGATCGTTTTATTTGACCCTGCCAACCCGGCGCGTGAAAACTGGGCGACGATTGTGCCGGAAAAACCAGAACCCATACAAGGGACGGGTACGGCTGCCGACCGCCTGTATGTAAGTTACCTGAAGGATGTTACTACACGGACCTATGAGTATGATTTTACCGGTAAGTTGCTGAAGGAGATCAAACTGCCGGGCCTGGGCACTGCCAACGGATTTGGCGGTAATCATGATGACCAATTCTTCTTTTATACGTTCAGCTCTTTTACTTTCCCGCCTACGATCTACAAGTATGATATTGCTACTGGCGTGAGCACGGTATTCCGTCAGCCGGAGGTTTCTTTTAATCCCAACGATTATGAAACGAAACAGGTGTTTTATCCCAGCAAGGATGGCACCAGGATACCTATGTTCATTGTGCATAAGAAAGGATTGAAGCTGGATGGCACGAATCCCACGATGCTGTATGCGTATGGTGGTTTTAATATCAGTTCCCTGCCCGGCTTCAGCTCCAGCCTGATACCCTGGCTGGAGCAGGGTGGTGTGTATGCACTGGCCAACCTGCGAGGCGGTGCTGAATACGGGGAAGCCTGGCACCAGGCCGGTATGCGTTTTAAGAAGCAGAATGTATTTGATGATTTTATTGCAGCCGGTGAATACCTGATTGCCCATAAGTATACCTCCAATAAACGCCTCGCTATCCGTGGTGGTTCCAATGGCGGGCTGCTGGTAGGCGCTGTGATGAACCAGCGCCCTGACCTGTTTAAGGTGGCTATTCCCCAGGTAGGGGTGATGGACATGCTGCGCTTCCATAAGTTTACGATTGGCTGGAACTGGATTGCTGAGTATGGCAGCAGTGACAGCGCTGCCGATTTTAAGAACCTGTATGCTTATTCTCCGTTGCATAACCTGAAAGCAGGCGTTCATTATCCGGCCACCCTGATCACTACGGCCGATCATGATGACCGCGTGGTGCCTGCCCATTCCTTTAAGTATGCGGCTACCCTGCAGGAAAAACACAAAGGGGCCAACCCGGTGATGATCCGCATTGAAACGAATTCGGGTCATGGCGCCAGCAATACGGCCAAGAATATTGAAAGTACTGCGGATATTTATTGTTTTATGTTCCAGAATATGGGATATGTGCCTAAGTTTAAGAATAATTATACGGGAGATAACGATAAGAAGAAAGGATTTTAA
- a CDS encoding SDR family oxidoreductase — protein MKILITGANGLLGQHLTRLLLQQGYTVIATGKGDARIRMDEWGDRYIYHPLDITDAVDVQRVMSAVQPAVVVHAAAMTQVDECELHSEQCERTNVIGTSQVLVDAEVYSQHFIYVSTDFVFDGEQGNYREEDELKPVSYYGFTKMQAEAITETSTIPWAIVRTCLVYGNTLQGTRNNIITWVKGSLEQGKAIKVVADQWRTPTYVEDLAKGIALIIEKKATGIYHISGKDLLTPYDIAIQTADLFGLDKSRIEKVDAATFTQPGRRPPKTGFVIEKARKELGYEPLSFAEGLRKMFEKA, from the coding sequence ATGAAGATATTAATCACTGGTGCGAATGGTCTGTTAGGACAACACTTAACGCGTTTATTACTACAGCAGGGATACACGGTGATCGCTACCGGCAAGGGAGATGCCCGCATCCGGATGGATGAATGGGGAGATCGTTATATATACCATCCGCTTGATATTACAGATGCAGTGGATGTACAGCGGGTGATGAGCGCTGTACAGCCGGCCGTCGTGGTGCATGCTGCTGCGATGACACAGGTAGACGAATGCGAACTCCATTCCGAGCAATGTGAACGTACGAATGTGATCGGCACTTCCCAGGTGCTGGTAGATGCAGAAGTGTATAGCCAACATTTTATTTATGTATCCACTGACTTTGTGTTTGATGGCGAGCAGGGGAATTACAGGGAAGAAGATGAGCTGAAGCCGGTAAGTTATTATGGATTTACCAAGATGCAGGCGGAGGCGATCACCGAAACCAGTACGATCCCCTGGGCTATTGTGCGCACCTGCCTGGTGTATGGCAATACCCTGCAGGGCACCCGCAACAATATTATCACCTGGGTAAAGGGCAGCCTGGAGCAAGGTAAAGCGATCAAGGTAGTGGCCGATCAATGGCGCACGCCTACGTATGTGGAAGACCTGGCAAAAGGCATTGCGCTGATCATTGAAAAAAAGGCTACCGGCATTTATCATATTTCCGGGAAAGACCTGTTGACGCCTTATGATATAGCTATCCAAACGGCCGACCTGTTTGGCCTGGATAAAAGCAGGATAGAAAAAGTGGATGCTGCTACTTTCACACAGCCTGGCAGGCGTCCGCCCAAAACAGGTTTTGTGATTGAAAAGGCCAGGAAAGAACTGGGGTATGAGCCGCTTTCTTTTGCGGAGGGGTTGAGGAAGATGTTTGAAAAGGCATGA
- a CDS encoding M15 family metallopeptidase, with translation MKVCSYIFFLILIGSAVMGQDTAQVQAYARRLVKAYPDCIAGIKDNYVVFKNGTRLLFDDGESKTLTELYAHPDIEDQLKALYVKGKTANPAELDDPGRVRNDSFFKTMYGATPAAVQQNLTTITWLPKTARQSLKVSRINGVDKRLQAISDELEQLPAHLLPYVQQVAGTFTWRVIKGTNRLSTHSFGITMDINTSYSNYWQWDNKTTDEQKKIPHYINRIPFEIVAIFEKHGFIWGGKWYHYDTMHFEYRPELLVD, from the coding sequence ATGAAAGTCTGTAGCTATATATTTTTTCTTATACTGATAGGCTCTGCTGTTATGGGGCAGGATACGGCGCAGGTGCAGGCGTATGCGCGGAGGCTGGTGAAGGCGTATCCTGATTGTATTGCAGGTATTAAAGATAATTATGTAGTTTTTAAGAACGGGACAAGGTTATTGTTTGATGACGGGGAAAGTAAAACCCTCACAGAATTATATGCACATCCCGATATAGAAGACCAACTGAAGGCGCTGTACGTAAAAGGCAAAACAGCTAATCCCGCAGAACTGGATGATCCCGGCAGGGTCAGGAATGATTCATTTTTTAAGACGATGTATGGGGCGACGCCTGCTGCTGTGCAGCAAAACCTGACTACGATTACCTGGTTGCCCAAAACAGCGAGGCAGTCATTGAAGGTATCGCGGATCAATGGGGTGGATAAGCGGCTGCAGGCTATTTCTGATGAGCTGGAGCAACTGCCTGCCCATTTGCTGCCGTATGTGCAACAGGTTGCCGGTACTTTTACCTGGCGGGTGATCAAAGGCACCAACCGGTTAAGCACCCATAGCTTTGGGATTACGATGGATATTAATACCAGCTATTCCAATTACTGGCAGTGGGATAATAAGACTACGGATGAACAGAAAAAGATACCTCATTATATTAACAGGATACCCTTTGAAATAGTAGCCATTTTTGAAAAGCATGGCTTTATCTGGGGCGGTAAATGGTATCATTACGATACGATGCATTTTGAATACCGTCCTGAGTTGCTGGTGGATTAG
- the ctlX gene encoding citrulline utilization hydrolase CtlX yields the protein MSITPHILMIRPVNFGYNAETAVNNAFQVAGQDTQAQQKAQQEFDGFVQMLHNNGVDVIVIDDTPEPHTPDSIFPNNWVSFHADGTVCLYPMFAHNRRQERKPHVLEKLRERFIIERTYDLTQHENEQRFLEGTGSMVLDRDLKIAYACLSPRTDKTVLEEWCRALDYQPVVFDAVDGAGRPVYHTNVIMCVADRYIVICMDSLPDAAAREGVHNTIDQSGKELIDITMEQMNRFAGNMLQVASIQGETLLVMSTQAYESLTPEQVNRLRSYNRIIHAPLYTIETNGGGSARCMMAEVFLERRIAE from the coding sequence ATGTCTATTACACCTCATATACTCATGATACGCCCGGTCAACTTTGGCTACAACGCCGAGACCGCGGTCAACAACGCCTTCCAGGTAGCCGGGCAGGATACCCAGGCGCAACAAAAGGCTCAACAGGAGTTTGATGGCTTCGTGCAAATGCTGCACAACAACGGGGTGGATGTCATTGTAATAGATGATACCCCCGAGCCACATACGCCCGACTCCATCTTTCCCAACAACTGGGTCTCCTTTCATGCTGATGGAACCGTTTGCCTCTACCCCATGTTTGCCCACAACCGGCGGCAGGAACGCAAGCCGCATGTATTGGAAAAGCTGCGGGAACGTTTCATCATTGAACGCACATACGACCTCACCCAACATGAAAATGAGCAGCGCTTCCTCGAAGGCACCGGCAGCATGGTATTGGACAGGGACCTGAAGATCGCTTATGCCTGCCTCAGCCCGCGTACTGATAAGACCGTATTGGAAGAATGGTGCCGGGCGCTGGACTATCAGCCGGTTGTATTTGATGCCGTGGATGGCGCCGGCCGGCCGGTATACCATACCAACGTCATCATGTGTGTGGCTGATCGTTACATTGTAATTTGTATGGACTCCTTACCGGATGCAGCAGCACGTGAAGGGGTACACAATACAATCGATCAGTCGGGTAAAGAGCTGATAGACATCACCATGGAGCAGATGAACCGCTTTGCCGGCAACATGCTGCAGGTGGCCAGCATACAGGGTGAAACTTTACTGGTAATGAGTACCCAGGCCTATGAGTCGCTCACCCCGGAACAGGTAAACAGGCTGCGCAGCTACAACAGGATCATCCACGCCCCCCTGTACACGATAGAGACCAATGGCGGCGGCAGCGCCCGCTGTATGATGGCAGAGGTATTTTTGGAAAGGCGGATTGCGGAGTAG